A part of Pseudomonadota bacterium genomic DNA contains:
- the rpoZ gene encoding DNA-directed RNA polymerase subunit omega produces the protein MARITVEDCLKNVDNIFDLVLIASARARRLANGAEASLEWENDKPTVMALREIAAGHVGPEILDELDQQDEDLLAEITADESAPPPTIMGT, from the coding sequence ATGGCAAGGATTACGGTTGAGGATTGTCTGAAAAATGTAGACAACATATTTGATCTGGTATTGATTGCATCCGCCAGAGCCAGGCGGCTGGCCAATGGCGCGGAAGCTTCCCTGGAATGGGAAAACGACAAGCCCACAGTGATGGCTCTGCGAGAAATCGCGGCTGGTCACGTAGGCCCCGAAATCCTGGATGAGTTGGATCAGCAAGATGAAGATCTGCTCGCGGAAATTACCGCCGATGAATCTGCCCCGCCCCCGACCATCATGGGGACCTGA
- a CDS encoding bifunctional (p)ppGpp synthetase/guanosine-3',5'-bis(diphosphate) 3'-pyrophosphohydrolase, with protein sequence MDYAASILGRLPKGKRATGVNQLLTKLEAYMSPAAIDNIMVAYRFGASAHKGQKRASGAPYISHPVAVATILAEQRMDAQTIIAAILHDVIEDTSTEKDQLEEQFGKEVADLVDGVSKLDQLQFHNRQQAQAESFRKMLLAMAEDIRVIMIKLADRTHNMRTLGSMPPLKRRRIARETLDIYAPIANRLGINSIRLELEDLGFRSLYPYRYRVIEKTLKKALSNHKQLVKKISQRLSDALDELKITADVGGREKHMYSIYRKMRHKGRPLSEIVDMFGFRIIVDDVDTCYRVLGMVHRLYKPMPGRFKDYIAIPRINGYQSLHTTLFGPDGIPLEVQIRTIDMDRVAESGIAAHWLYKSDDSGNEPANASTREWLARLVELEHDADSEEFLENVRVDLFPDKVYVFTPRGDIMRLPMGSTAVDFAYTVHTDVGNRCVAAKVDRRMVPLRTPLLNGQTVEIITAKGARPNPAWVNFVATAKARSAIRQYLKNLKRGEAIDLGKRLLSHAMGEFNKKIRNASTREMKVLLGELNLPDQKSLYEEIGLGKHLAPLIARRLVGQANGTAKKDPAPLAIEGTEGVVVSYARCCYPVPGDSIIGFLSSGKGIVIHRDTCGNLTEYRKQPDKWISVNWKENVQRQSMVELRADVNNKTGVLAAVAANISETHSNIDSVSVVERDEDTVTLIFHLQVRDRVQLAQVMRSIRSMPDVLSVSRSCA encoded by the coding sequence ATGGATTACGCCGCTTCTATTCTTGGCCGACTACCCAAGGGGAAGCGTGCGACAGGGGTTAATCAACTCCTGACCAAGCTCGAGGCCTATATGAGCCCCGCGGCTATCGACAACATCATGGTGGCGTATCGCTTTGGCGCTTCTGCTCACAAAGGGCAGAAGCGCGCGTCCGGCGCTCCCTATATCAGTCACCCGGTCGCGGTTGCCACGATACTCGCAGAGCAGCGCATGGACGCGCAGACGATAATCGCTGCGATTTTGCATGACGTTATCGAAGACACTTCCACGGAAAAGGATCAGCTCGAGGAGCAGTTTGGCAAGGAGGTCGCCGACCTGGTCGATGGGGTCAGCAAACTGGACCAGCTTCAGTTCCACAACCGGCAACAAGCCCAGGCCGAAAGTTTCCGAAAAATGCTGCTGGCGATGGCCGAGGATATTCGGGTCATCATGATCAAGCTGGCGGATCGAACTCATAACATGCGTACGCTGGGCTCCATGCCGCCGTTGAAGCGGCGGCGAATTGCCCGGGAAACCCTCGATATCTACGCGCCGATCGCCAACCGCCTGGGCATCAACAGCATCAGGCTGGAACTCGAGGATCTCGGCTTTCGCAGCCTCTATCCTTATCGCTACCGCGTCATCGAGAAAACGCTCAAAAAAGCGCTGAGCAACCACAAACAACTGGTCAAGAAAATATCGCAGCGCTTATCGGATGCGCTGGACGAGCTGAAAATAACCGCCGATGTCGGCGGCCGCGAAAAACATATGTACAGCATCTATCGCAAGATGCGGCACAAGGGACGGCCGCTGAGTGAAATTGTCGACATGTTCGGATTCAGAATCATTGTGGACGATGTCGATACTTGCTACCGGGTCCTCGGGATGGTGCATCGGCTGTATAAGCCCATGCCAGGTCGTTTCAAGGACTACATCGCGATCCCTCGAATCAACGGATATCAGTCCCTGCACACGACCCTGTTCGGCCCGGACGGCATCCCGCTGGAAGTCCAGATTCGAACCATAGACATGGATCGGGTGGCTGAATCGGGGATCGCCGCTCACTGGCTATACAAATCAGACGACTCCGGCAACGAACCCGCAAATGCGAGTACCCGTGAGTGGCTGGCAAGACTGGTGGAGCTCGAACACGACGCCGATTCCGAAGAGTTTCTCGAAAACGTCAGGGTCGATCTGTTCCCCGACAAGGTTTACGTCTTTACGCCGCGTGGCGATATCATGCGCCTGCCGATGGGTTCTACGGCTGTCGATTTTGCCTACACCGTGCATACCGATGTCGGTAACCGCTGCGTGGCCGCCAAGGTCGACCGGCGTATGGTGCCGTTGCGCACGCCACTGTTGAATGGTCAGACGGTCGAAATTATCACCGCCAAGGGTGCCCGGCCAAACCCGGCCTGGGTCAACTTCGTTGCGACCGCAAAAGCGCGAAGTGCGATCCGCCAATATTTGAAAAATCTGAAACGCGGTGAAGCGATTGACCTGGGCAAGCGTCTGCTGAGCCATGCCATGGGCGAGTTCAACAAGAAAATTCGCAATGCATCTACCCGCGAAATGAAGGTGTTGCTCGGGGAATTGAACCTGCCTGACCAAAAGTCCTTGTACGAGGAAATCGGCCTCGGCAAGCACCTGGCGCCACTCATTGCCAGGCGGCTGGTCGGTCAGGCGAACGGAACCGCGAAAAAAGACCCCGCTCCGCTGGCCATTGAAGGCACCGAGGGCGTGGTGGTCAGTTACGCGCGGTGCTGCTACCCGGTTCCGGGCGATTCGATTATCGGCTTTCTCAGTTCGGGAAAGGGTATCGTCATCCATCGCGACACCTGCGGCAACCTGACCGAATACCGGAAACAGCCAGACAAGTGGATCTCGGTAAACTGGAAAGAAAATGTGCAGCGCCAGTCGATGGTCGAACTGCGCGCTGATGTGAACAACAAGACCGGTGTCCTGGCAGCGGTCGCAGCGAATATCTCGGAAACTCACAGTAATATAGACTCGGTATCGGTTGTCGAAAGGGATGAAGACACCGTTACCTTGATTTTTCATTTGCAGGTACGCGACCGCGTGCAACTGGCCCAGGTAATGCGCAGCATCCGGAGCATGCCAGATGTGCTCAGCGTCAGCCGCAGCTGCGCTTAA
- a CDS encoding RidA family protein: protein MERKSISTANAPAAIGTYSQAILSGNTVYLSGQVPLVPETMQMLDGDIEASIHQVFKNLKAVCEAAGGSLDDIVKLNVFLTDLGCFDSVNKIMAIYFSEPYPARAAIGVAALPKGAEVEMDAILVL from the coding sequence ATGGAACGCAAATCAATCAGTACGGCCAATGCGCCGGCAGCAATAGGCACCTACTCCCAGGCCATACTCAGCGGTAACACGGTTTACCTGTCCGGGCAGGTACCCCTGGTGCCGGAAACCATGCAAATGCTGGACGGCGATATCGAGGCATCCATTCACCAGGTATTCAAGAACCTCAAAGCCGTCTGTGAGGCTGCCGGGGGCTCGCTGGACGATATCGTGAAACTGAATGTGTTTCTGACCGATCTTGGCTGCTTTGACAGCGTCAACAAGATCATGGCCATCTATTTCAGCGAACCGTACCCGGCCCGCGCCGCCATCGGCGTTGCCGCATTGCCCAAAGGTGCGGAAGTCGAAATGGACGCCATCCTGGTACTGTGA
- the recG gene encoding ATP-dependent DNA helicase RecG, translating to MELGSVQQLHGVGPHLAARLQKLGIQRVQDLLFLLPLRYEDRTKIIPIGGLRPGQRAVVEGEIQLTEVVYRGRRNLLCRISDGTGGLTLRFFHFSKAQQDGLARGKRIRCFGETRPGTGGLQMIHPEYRLLGDTDLATDDTLTPIYPTTEGLGQGRLRKLSRQALGLVAAAGLEEWLPERILEAMKFPGLLAALTVLHQPPADTDLQAIQEGRHPAQRRMAFEELLAQHLSLRRLRQKIRSEPAAALVDPGTAVADFIASLSYTLTGAQQRVIAELLEDLAKEKPMMRLVQGDVGSGKTVVAAVATVCAAACGRQSAVMAPTELLAEQHAENFRQWLEPMGLETALLTGRIKGKARQRLLTRIADGQVRIVVGTHALFQESVAFDRLALIVVDEQHRFGVHQRLALREKGDRQGHCPHQLIMTATPIPRTLAMTAYADLDVSVIDELPPGRRPVTTVAMPESRRHELVSSIRDACLAGRQAYWVCPLIEESAVLDYEAAEKTAAMLAEALPELSLGLVHGRMKSKDKHRVMQAFKKGEIHLLVATTVIEVGVDVPNASLMIIENAERMGLAQLHQLRGRVGRGSEQSSCLLLYKPPLTALAKQRLAVLRETSDGFKVAQADLDLRGPGELLGTRQTGLMQMRIADLMRDADLLPEVHKTATFMLKERPDAVDGLIRRWVGEADRFGKV from the coding sequence ATCGAACTGGGATCCGTGCAACAGCTGCATGGTGTCGGCCCGCATCTCGCCGCCCGTTTGCAAAAACTGGGTATCCAAAGGGTGCAGGATTTGCTGTTCCTGCTGCCGCTGCGCTATGAGGATCGCACGAAAATTATTCCCATCGGCGGTTTGCGCCCCGGTCAGCGCGCCGTCGTGGAAGGTGAAATTCAGCTAACCGAGGTCGTCTATCGCGGCCGCAGAAACCTGCTTTGCCGAATCAGCGATGGCACCGGCGGCCTGACCCTTCGGTTTTTCCACTTTTCGAAAGCCCAGCAAGACGGCCTCGCCCGTGGCAAGCGCATTCGCTGTTTTGGCGAGACCCGGCCAGGCACCGGCGGGCTGCAGATGATACACCCCGAATATCGCCTCCTCGGAGACACCGATTTGGCGACCGATGACACGCTGACCCCGATTTATCCGACCACCGAAGGGCTGGGGCAGGGCAGGCTGAGAAAGCTGAGCAGGCAGGCGCTGGGCCTGGTTGCCGCCGCCGGACTCGAGGAATGGCTGCCCGAGAGAATCCTGGAGGCCATGAAATTTCCCGGTTTGCTGGCGGCGCTAACCGTACTCCATCAGCCACCGGCCGATACCGATTTGCAGGCGATACAGGAGGGGAGGCATCCGGCGCAGCGGAGAATGGCGTTTGAAGAATTGCTGGCTCAACACCTGAGCCTGCGAAGGTTGCGCCAGAAAATCCGCAGCGAACCGGCAGCAGCGCTGGTGGACCCGGGGACGGCAGTTGCCGATTTCATTGCCTCCTTATCCTATACACTCACCGGCGCGCAGCAACGGGTAATTGCGGAACTGCTCGAAGACCTGGCAAAAGAAAAACCGATGATGCGCCTGGTGCAGGGCGATGTCGGGTCTGGGAAAACGGTGGTTGCGGCAGTGGCGACCGTCTGTGCCGCTGCCTGTGGCAGGCAGTCCGCGGTCATGGCGCCAACCGAATTGCTCGCCGAACAGCACGCCGAAAACTTCCGCCAGTGGCTCGAACCAATGGGACTGGAAACCGCGCTCCTGACCGGCAGGATCAAGGGCAAAGCACGGCAACGATTGCTGACAAGAATAGCGGACGGCCAGGTGCGAATCGTCGTGGGCACCCACGCCCTGTTTCAGGAAAGCGTCGCCTTCGATCGCCTTGCGCTGATCGTTGTCGATGAACAGCATCGCTTCGGCGTACATCAAAGACTGGCGCTAAGGGAAAAAGGCGACCGCCAGGGCCACTGCCCGCACCAGCTGATCATGACCGCCACACCCATACCCAGAACCCTGGCGATGACAGCCTATGCAGATCTCGATGTATCGGTGATCGACGAATTACCGCCCGGGCGCAGACCGGTGACCACGGTCGCCATGCCCGAGTCGAGGCGGCATGAGTTGGTGAGCAGTATCCGTGACGCGTGCCTGGCCGGCCGCCAGGCATATTGGGTATGTCCCTTGATAGAGGAATCCGCTGTGCTGGATTACGAAGCGGCAGAGAAAACGGCGGCCATGCTGGCGGAAGCGTTGCCAGAATTGTCGCTTGGCCTGGTTCATGGGCGCATGAAATCGAAGGACAAGCATCGCGTGATGCAGGCTTTCAAAAAAGGCGAGATCCACCTGTTGGTTGCGACGACGGTCATCGAAGTCGGAGTCGATGTCCCGAACGCCAGCCTGATGATTATCGAAAATGCGGAGCGCATGGGGCTGGCGCAACTGCATCAGTTGCGCGGCAGGGTCGGTCGGGGCAGCGAGCAAAGCAGTTGCTTGCTGCTGTACAAGCCTCCGCTGACCGCGTTGGCAAAACAGCGCCTTGCGGTACTTCGGGAAACCAGTGACGGGTTCAAAGTCGCCCAGGCCGATCTCGACCTGCGCGGGCCCGGTGAATTGCTGGGCACCCGACAGACCGGGTTGATGCAGATGCGCATCGCCGACCTGATGCGCGATGCCGACCTGTTGCCCGAGGTACACAAGACCGCGACTTTCATGCTGAAGGAGCGGCCGGATGCGGTCGATGGTCTGATTCGACGCTGGGTTGGCGAAGCCGATCGCTTCGGCAAGGTCTGA
- a CDS encoding chorismate lyase — translation MDKDLASKISVPDYEASQWLLAGEFPMDQVPAGLRRWLDSGGMLTRRLKKCCGPGFRLRLLEQRPATTNELNGGGLCREVSLECGPLRTIFARSLIPSLTLTAHPWLAELAENPLGETLAEKPNMKRSGFSFAIVSPGQPLYAAALPPGAETPPVLYTRRSEFRLDHQPLWVCEVFLPTICLCQESRG, via the coding sequence GTGGACAAGGATCTGGCAAGCAAAATCTCGGTACCGGATTACGAAGCCTCACAGTGGTTGCTGGCCGGGGAATTTCCCATGGACCAGGTGCCGGCGGGACTGCGGCGCTGGCTTGATTCCGGCGGCATGCTGACGCGGCGGCTGAAAAAATGTTGCGGGCCGGGTTTTCGCCTGCGCTTGCTCGAGCAAAGGCCGGCAACGACAAACGAGCTAAACGGCGGCGGCCTGTGCCGAGAGGTTTCGCTCGAGTGCGGACCATTGCGCACGATTTTCGCCCGCAGCCTGATTCCCTCGCTCACCTTGACGGCTCATCCCTGGCTGGCGGAACTTGCGGAGAATCCCCTGGGCGAGACGCTGGCGGAAAAACCCAACATGAAACGCAGCGGATTCAGTTTCGCGATCGTCAGTCCGGGTCAGCCGTTGTATGCGGCCGCGTTGCCACCGGGTGCGGAAACCCCACCGGTCTTGTATACGCGGCGCTCCGAATTTCGCCTGGACCACCAACCGCTATGGGTGTGTGAAGTGTTCCTGCCGACAATCTGCCTTTGCCAGGAAAGCCGCGGCTGA
- the ubiA gene encoding 4-hydroxybenzoate octaprenyltransferase, with the protein MGTPLTRLKQIQWRWWLAQLREYALLMRLDKPIGTLLLLWPALWALWLAGQGRPDPRIFVIFVGGVFLMRSAGCVINDFADRKVDPHVARTKNRPLAAGRVSPQEALMLAGGLALVALGLVLMLDQQAWMWAVPAAAIAGAYPFLKRYTNFPQFYLGIAFSWSIPMAYAAQTGGVTRITWLLFIANLSWVVAYDTQYAMVDKKDDLRIGVKSTAIAFGDLDRLWIGVFQGLCLLTLYLVGNSTDLGGWFNLGLVAAGLMFGWQQYLTRHREPDACFQAFLHNRYVGASVFGGLILHYTFIPV; encoded by the coding sequence ATGGGTACCCCGCTGACGAGGCTCAAGCAGATCCAGTGGCGGTGGTGGCTGGCCCAGCTCAGGGAGTACGCATTGTTGATGCGCCTCGACAAGCCCATCGGCACCTTGCTTTTGTTGTGGCCCGCCTTGTGGGCGTTATGGCTCGCAGGTCAGGGGCGACCCGATCCAAGGATTTTCGTTATTTTCGTAGGCGGTGTTTTCCTGATGCGCTCGGCAGGTTGCGTCATCAATGATTTTGCAGACCGAAAAGTGGACCCGCATGTTGCGAGGACCAAGAACCGTCCTCTGGCGGCGGGCCGGGTCAGCCCGCAGGAAGCGCTGATGCTCGCGGGCGGCCTCGCACTGGTGGCGCTCGGCCTGGTGCTGATGCTCGACCAGCAGGCATGGATGTGGGCAGTGCCGGCCGCGGCCATTGCCGGCGCCTATCCGTTCCTGAAGCGCTATACGAATTTTCCGCAATTTTATCTCGGGATCGCTTTTTCGTGGAGCATACCGATGGCGTACGCCGCCCAGACCGGCGGGGTAACGCGGATCACCTGGTTGCTGTTTATCGCCAACCTGTCCTGGGTCGTCGCATACGATACGCAATACGCGATGGTCGACAAGAAAGACGACCTGCGCATCGGCGTCAAATCGACGGCGATTGCTTTTGGCGATCTCGACCGGCTCTGGATCGGCGTATTCCAGGGCTTGTGCCTGCTGACTTTGTACCTGGTTGGCAACAGCACAGACCTGGGAGGCTGGTTCAATCTTGGTCTCGTTGCCGCCGGGCTGATGTTCGGATGGCAACAATACCTGACCCGGCATCGCGAGCCGGACGCCTGTTTCCAGGCATTTCTACACAACCGTTATGTCGGCGCCTCGGTGTTTGGCGGTCTCATCCTGCATTACACCTTCATCCCCGTCTAG
- a CDS encoding GMC family oxidoreductase: MIAAHHHVVDGTRLQSNQRLEADVVIVGTGAGGGVAAELMARSGLRVIMLETGPLQLSRDFNMHEQRAYNRLYAEGANLTTADHSIAILRGQTVGGGTTVNWTTSLRTPDQTLGYWANRFGLAEVSAANLSPWFDWAEHRFNIKPWDVAPNANNEVLRSGCARLGLHWAVTPRNVSGCANLGYCGMGCPLDAKQSMLVTTIPGALEYGASLYVRTRAWKLEIRRDRVESLIAQALDAKSINPTGVTLRIRAKQYLLAGGAIHTPALLMRSAAPDPYRVLGKRSFLHPTSTSLARMPSAVDGYYGAPQSIYSDHYQWPDGAEGPAGFKLEVPPIHPGLAAGILGWHGRKLAAGMQELPRLNILIALQRDGFDEQSPGGEVQLQGDGRGILDYPLNEHLWDGVRRGWHAMAEIQFAGGAREVMPGHLDGEFDTSLARVMAQIDRLPLAPYKVALFSAHLMGGCGMGVNPRESVIAASGRHHQLDNLTVVDGSVFPTSVGANPQLSIFAHSARITTGLVRELKPGALAEMP; the protein is encoded by the coding sequence ATGATCGCCGCACATCATCATGTGGTCGATGGCACGCGCCTGCAAAGCAATCAACGGCTGGAGGCGGATGTCGTCATCGTTGGCACCGGTGCGGGCGGCGGGGTGGCCGCCGAGTTAATGGCCAGGTCCGGCCTGCGGGTCATTATGCTCGAAACCGGCCCGTTGCAGCTTAGCCGCGACTTCAATATGCACGAACAGCGGGCGTATAACCGCCTCTATGCCGAAGGCGCCAACCTGACAACCGCGGACCACAGCATCGCCATCCTCCGCGGACAGACGGTCGGCGGCGGCACCACCGTCAACTGGACCACCAGCCTGCGTACCCCCGACCAGACCCTCGGGTATTGGGCAAATCGATTCGGGTTAGCGGAAGTATCGGCAGCAAACCTGTCGCCCTGGTTCGACTGGGCGGAGCACAGATTCAATATCAAACCGTGGGACGTTGCGCCCAATGCCAATAACGAAGTACTCAGATCGGGGTGTGCAAGGCTCGGCCTGCACTGGGCTGTTACTCCCCGCAACGTCAGCGGTTGCGCCAATCTCGGTTATTGCGGCATGGGTTGCCCGCTGGATGCGAAGCAGTCGATGCTGGTGACCACGATCCCCGGCGCGCTCGAATACGGCGCCAGTCTCTATGTCCGAACCCGTGCGTGGAAGCTGGAAATCCGGCGCGACCGGGTCGAAAGTTTGATTGCCCAGGCACTGGATGCGAAAAGCATCAATCCGACCGGCGTGACCCTGCGGATCCGGGCAAAACAGTATTTGCTTGCCGGTGGAGCGATCCACACTCCGGCGCTGCTGATGCGTTCTGCCGCGCCCGATCCCTACCGCGTGCTCGGCAAGCGCAGCTTTTTACATCCGACCAGCACCAGCCTCGCCCGCATGCCGTCGGCGGTGGATGGGTACTATGGTGCGCCACAAAGCATTTACAGCGATCACTATCAGTGGCCTGACGGCGCCGAGGGTCCGGCCGGGTTCAAGCTAGAGGTGCCGCCGATACACCCGGGGCTCGCCGCCGGCATTCTCGGCTGGCACGGCCGGAAGCTTGCGGCGGGCATGCAGGAGTTGCCGAGGCTCAATATATTGATTGCGCTGCAACGTGACGGCTTCGATGAACAAAGCCCGGGTGGCGAGGTGCAGCTCCAGGGCGATGGTCGGGGCATCCTGGATTATCCGCTCAACGAGCATCTTTGGGATGGCGTACGCCGGGGCTGGCACGCGATGGCCGAGATCCAGTTTGCCGGCGGGGCACGCGAGGTGATGCCCGGTCATCTCGATGGCGAATTCGATACCAGCCTTGCACGCGTCATGGCGCAGATCGACCGTTTGCCGCTGGCGCCTTACAAAGTGGCTTTGTTCAGCGCGCATTTGATGGGCGGGTGCGGCATGGGGGTGAATCCGCGCGAGTCGGTGATTGCTGCCAGTGGCAGGCATCATCAGCTCGATAACCTGACGGTTGTCGATGGTTCCGTTTTTCCAACCAGCGTCGGCGCGAACCCACAGCTATCGATATTTGCTCACTCGGCCCGCATCACAACCGGGCTGGTACGCGAGCTGAAGCCCGGTGCGTTGGCGGAGATGCCGTGA
- a CDS encoding ComF family protein, producing the protein MSAITRKLLRVQAIFLQPKCVLCDGPGMAAPALDLCAGCYRDLPRLTDGCVICARPAGCNAMICGACQKNRPPFKRVIAPYRYAWPIDKMIQQFKFSGNLAMGRVLGRLLAHHLTGVGRLTSVPGATTTGPVNIVPVPLHRRRLWQRGFNQATELARTIGLMRPLAIRTELCNRVRDTPAQSGLRAEERHKNMQRAFALRAKTVPEQVIIIDDVMTTGSTCAELARTFKSQGTLEVLVWCLARA; encoded by the coding sequence ATGTCAGCGATAACGCGCAAGCTGCTGCGCGTGCAGGCCATTTTTTTGCAGCCTAAGTGCGTCCTTTGCGATGGCCCCGGCATGGCGGCGCCGGCGCTGGATTTGTGCGCCGGATGCTATCGCGATTTACCGCGTTTGACCGATGGTTGCGTAATTTGCGCCCGGCCGGCAGGTTGCAATGCGATGATTTGTGGAGCCTGCCAGAAAAACCGGCCGCCATTCAAACGGGTCATTGCGCCGTATCGCTACGCCTGGCCCATCGACAAAATGATTCAGCAATTCAAATTCAGCGGAAACCTGGCCATGGGCCGCGTCCTGGGGCGGCTGCTGGCTCACCATCTCACCGGCGTCGGGCGGTTGACCTCGGTGCCAGGCGCAACCACGACCGGGCCGGTGAACATCGTGCCGGTTCCCTTGCATCGACGGCGATTATGGCAACGCGGCTTTAATCAGGCCACCGAGCTGGCTCGTACGATTGGCCTGATGAGGCCGCTCGCCATTCGCACCGAGCTGTGCAACCGGGTTCGCGATACCCCGGCGCAAAGTGGATTACGCGCGGAAGAGAGGCACAAAAATATGCAAAGAGCATTTGCGCTGCGCGCCAAAACAGTTCCGGAGCAGGTCATTATCATCGACGATGTCATGACGACCGGTAGCACCTGCGCCGAACTTGCCCGCACTTTCAAAAGCCAGGGTACGCTAGAGGTGCTGGTCTGGTGCCTGGCCCGGGCCTGA
- the bioC gene encoding malonyl-ACP O-methyltransferase BioC: protein MNSRQDRIFHPDAARVRQAFNRSAKSYDNSAVLELEVMERLLQRLDLVRLEPELILDAGAGTCRAIPNLRRRYPASRILAVDFAERMVAAAPPSIDGQHAICADLARLPLPDDSVDLVFCNLALPWVTDIDRVFGEFYRVLKPRGLVGFSSYGPDTLYELRLAWSATDAGRRFMEFPDMHNIGDALVHSGLAEPVMDAEHFTLTYDSVRNLLDDLIDTGAQNVIQGTMPKLVSGQNVRALADAYEGFRHQGKLPATYEVVYGHAWGPIEKRARPVGPGEFRIPASGIGLRRKD, encoded by the coding sequence ATGAACAGCCGCCAGGACCGGATTTTCCATCCAGACGCCGCCCGGGTCAGGCAGGCCTTCAATCGGTCTGCAAAAAGCTATGACAACTCGGCGGTTCTCGAACTCGAGGTCATGGAACGCCTGCTGCAAAGGCTGGACCTGGTGCGCCTGGAACCGGAACTGATTCTGGACGCCGGCGCGGGTACCTGCAGGGCGATCCCGAATCTCAGACGCCGCTATCCTGCGAGTCGCATCCTGGCCGTTGATTTTGCCGAGCGGATGGTGGCTGCCGCCCCACCGTCGATCGACGGCCAGCACGCGATCTGTGCCGATCTGGCGAGGCTGCCGTTGCCCGATGACAGCGTCGACCTGGTGTTTTGCAACCTGGCTTTGCCCTGGGTAACCGATATCGACCGGGTGTTCGGCGAATTCTATCGGGTGCTGAAGCCTCGCGGCCTGGTCGGCTTCAGCAGTTATGGTCCGGATACCTTGTATGAGCTGCGCCTGGCCTGGTCGGCAACAGACGCTGGCCGGCGCTTTATGGAATTTCCCGATATGCATAACATCGGTGACGCCCTGGTCCACAGCGGGCTGGCCGAGCCTGTCATGGATGCGGAACATTTTACGCTGACTTACGACAGCGTACGAAATTTGCTGGATGACCTGATCGACACCGGTGCGCAAAATGTGATCCAGGGCACAATGCCGAAGCTTGTCAGCGGGCAGAATGTCCGTGCATTGGCGGATGCCTACGAGGGTTTTCGGCACCAGGGAAAACTCCCCGCCACTTATGAAGTGGTCTACGGGCACGCCTGGGGACCGATCGAAAAAAGAGCGCGGCCGGTTGGTCCGGGTGAGTTCCGAATTCCCGCCAGTGGCATCGGCCTGCGCAGAAAGGACTGA
- the bioD gene encoding dethiobiotin synthase, which yields MSRGLFITGTDIGVGKTLITSALLQALGAAGHTTLAMKPIATGCWQTADGLRSEDAENLISAMNQDASYREVNPVALETSAEPIVSAMRNRVNFTTDEIAAQAVSLSRRADWLLIEGPGGVQTPITGKYTTADLALAIGFPVLLVVGLRIGCLNHATLSVDLLQQKGLRIAGWIGNEHDGAMAELEPTVHTLEKQIPADCLAIIRWQPRLDPQKMARQLHPAARKISR from the coding sequence ATGAGTCGGGGACTGTTTATTACCGGAACGGATATCGGTGTCGGCAAGACTCTGATTACCAGCGCGCTGCTCCAGGCATTGGGCGCCGCAGGACATACCACGCTGGCGATGAAACCGATCGCGACCGGTTGCTGGCAGACTGCTGATGGCCTGCGGAGCGAAGACGCGGAAAACCTGATTTCGGCGATGAACCAGGACGCGAGCTACCGGGAAGTCAACCCGGTGGCGCTCGAAACGTCTGCCGAACCGATCGTCTCGGCGATGCGGAACCGGGTTAACTTCACGACCGACGAAATAGCGGCCCAGGCGGTCAGCCTGTCCAGGAGAGCCGACTGGCTGCTGATCGAAGGACCCGGGGGCGTACAAACCCCGATTACCGGCAAGTACACGACGGCGGACCTGGCTCTGGCGATCGGTTTTCCGGTCTTGCTGGTCGTTGGTCTGCGTATCGGCTGCCTCAATCACGCAACTTTGAGCGTTGATTTACTGCAACAGAAAGGGCTCCGGATCGCCGGCTGGATCGGCAATGAGCATGACGGTGCAATGGCCGAACTGGAACCCACTGTGCACACGCTGGAGAAACAAATACCGGCGGATTGCCTGGCAATCATACGCTGGCAGCCCCGCCTGGACCCTCAAAAAATGGCCAGGCAACTGCACCCGGCGGCAAGAAAAATCAGCCGTTGA